A region of Malaclemys terrapin pileata isolate rMalTer1 chromosome 5, rMalTer1.hap1, whole genome shotgun sequence DNA encodes the following proteins:
- the LOC128837889 gene encoding myb/SANT-like DNA-binding domain-containing protein 2 translates to MQADNRKRAPAWTVQEVLDLIAIWGEDSVLAELRSKRRNAKTFEKISKGMMERGHNRDSDQCRVKVKELRQAYQKTKEANGRSGSEPRTCRFYAELHAILGGGGDTTTPPVTVDSGLGIVSSATHEDSADGEEEEEEDELAESTQHSVLPNSQDLFLSLTEVPSQPSQASIQDHDPRKGPQQLQIFQASLLRPEGYLR, encoded by the exons atgcaggccgataatcgaaaaagagcaccagcatggaccgtacaggaggtactggatctgatcgctatatggggagaggattcagtgctggcagaacttcgttctaaaagacgaaatgccaaaacttttgaaaaaatctccaagggcatgatggagagaggccacaatagggactcagatcaatgccgcgtgaaagtcaaggagctcagacaagcctatcaaaaaacaaaggaggcaaacggtcgctccgggtcagagccgcggacatgccgcttctacgccgagctgcatgcaattctagggggggggggcgacaccactaccccacctgtgaccgtggattccgggttggggatagtctcatcagctacacatgaggattctgcggatggggaagaggaggaggaggaggacgagcttgcagagagcacccagcactctgttctccccaacagccaggatctttttctcagcctgactgaagtaccctcccaaccctcccaagccagtatccaagaccatgaccccaggaagggacctcag cagctgcaaatttttcaagcctccctcctccgccccgaaggctatctcagataa